A genomic window from Salvia miltiorrhiza cultivar Shanhuang (shh) chromosome 5, IMPLAD_Smil_shh, whole genome shotgun sequence includes:
- the LOC131025032 gene encoding uncharacterized protein LOC131025032, whose product MHYTTKIRISSQIKYISLHFDSLPLPFGDLYTTISPLTPTIYYPKNSMQFLASSMDFHGQGMLPESEAEEYVYDDDVFYVELRKQVLQLTAEDDDGEEEDVYETKVMMNENGTEAHKHGPYLGPPRPVCYHGWPTIKDAAAPAWIVNLWRTGNGTGVFIPQGVHSKRKNRSRRKNGRGRTHRRVERMN is encoded by the exons ATGCACTACACTACAAAAATACGCATATCATCACAAATCAAATATATTTCCCTGCATTTTGATTCGCTGCCACTGCCATTTGGAGACCTCTACACTaccatttctccactaactCCCACTATATATTATCCCAAAAACTCGATGCAATTTCTCGCATCATCCATGGATTTCCACGGGCAAGGAATGTTGCCGGAATCGGAGGCGGAGGAATACGTATACGACGACGATGTTTTCTACGTCGAGCTTCGCAAGCAGGTCTTGCAATTGACGGCTGAAGACGACGACGGCGAAGAAGAAGATGTTTACGAGACGAAGGTCATGATGAATGAGAATGGGACGGAGGCCCACAAACACGGCCCGTATCTCGGCCCTCCGCGGCCCGTCTGCTATCACGGCTGGCCCACGATCAAGGACGCCGCTGCGCCTGCATGGATCGTCAACCTGTGGAGAACTGGAAATGGCACCGGCGTTTTCATTCCTCAAGGAGTTCACTCTAAAAGGAAAAACAGATCGA GAAGAAAGAATGGAAGAGGGAGAACACACAGGAGGGTAGAAAGAATGAACTGA
- the LOC131025031 gene encoding transcription factor TGA2-like isoform X2, which produces MHSFFNFDTQSPCYLRDIDKNGVDFAELLQSAENGNHRADSADISRIFSMYNGMKASNVSAVSSSSLQFGGVPNSLGSAETQSSELISGGGGAVGKRQFEKWGDSADHIHHSHKLQTSTDNELAGVHHQRLISEDPTDQSKFKGRFRDQKELVKLAQNREAARRSRMRKKAYIQQLESNQQRIIQLDQALERARQQAASRFCGEQRHSAGRGVFDADHARWLVEHERLTDDLRSSLSSGKGDNELHLLVDAVVSHYDDLYRIKSAGVRSDMFHILSGAWRTPVERCLMWLGGFRSSDLLKVLEKQIQPLTEQQLVGICNLQQSCQQTEDALSQGMEALQQSVLHTLSSTSLARRSAGNVVDYASHMATAMSNIQTIEDFLNQADLLRLHTLQQLQRILSPCQAARALLAINDYKSRLRALSSLWLARPKE; this is translated from the exons ATGCACAGCTTTTTTAACTTTGATACGCAGTCGCCCTGCTACCTCAG AGATATTGATAAGAATGGAGTTGATTTTGCGGAGCTCTTACAGTCTGCTGAAAATGGAAACCATCGTGCAGATTCCGCTGACATAAGTAGAA TATTCTCGATGTACAACGGAATGAAAGCGAGTAATGTTTCTGCGGTGTCAAGTAGTAGCTTGCAATTCGGTGGAGTTCCCAAC AGTTTAGGATCAGCTGAAACGCAGTCGTCGGAGCTCAtatccggcggcggcggagctGTCGGAAAGAGGCAGTTTGAGAAGTGGGGTGATTCTGCGGATCACATCCACCACAGCCACAAACTGCAGACTTCAACAGACAATGAG TTAGCTGGAGTTCATCACCAGAGATTGATTTCTGAGGATCCCACTGATCAATCCAAATTCAAAGGGAGATTTCGTGACCAAAAG GAACTTGTGAAACTAGCTCAGAATCGTGAAGCTGCGAGGAGAAGTCGCATGAGAAAAAAG GCATACATTCAACAGCTAGAGAGCAATCAACAAAGGATCATACAACTCGATCAGGCCCTTGAAAGAGCACGTCAgcag GCTGCATCACGATTTTGTGGCGAGCAGAGGCATTCAGCAG GGCGGGGTGTGTTCGACGCGGATCACGCGCGGTGGCTAGTCGAGCACGAGAGGCTCACGGATGATCTGAGGTCGTCGTTGAGCTCCGGCAAGGGCGACAACGAGCTGCATCTCCTCGTCGATGCAGTCGTCTCTCACTACGACGACCTCTACCGCATCAAGAGCGCGGGTGTTAGATCCGACATGTTTCACATCCTCTCCGGCGCGTGGAGAACCCCCGTCGAGAGGTGTTTGATGTGGCTGGGCGGATTCCGCTCCTCAGACTTGCTCAAG GTGCTGGAGAAGCAGATCCAGCCTCTGACCGAGCAGCAGCTGGTAGGCATCTGCAATCTGCAGCAGTCGTGCCAGCAAACAGAGGATGCGCTCTCTCAAGGGATGGAAGCTCTGCAGCAGTCGGTCCTCCACACGCTGTCGTCCACGTCTCTCGCTCGTCGCTCGGCTGGCAACGTGGTGGACTACGCGAGCCACATGGCTACGGCGATGTCCAACATTCAAACCATTGAGGATTTCCTTAATCAG GCTGACCTTCTTAGGCTGCACACCTTGCAGCAGCTGCAGCGGATCCTGAGCCCGTGCCAAGCTGCACGGGCTCTTCTTGCCATCAATGACTACAAGTCGAGGCTCAGAGCTCTGAGTTCCTTGTGGCTAGCGCGCCCCAAGGAATGA
- the LOC131025033 gene encoding putative late blight resistance protein homolog R1B-17, whose protein sequence is MADAAVEFLLENLKQLLLYNANLILDVKAQVELLYNDLTLFKAFLKDSTEKRSKHETLKELVKHIRNVVYEAEDAIDTFVAHAAVHKARKQIGKAFHFIDYSAKLRAVAQEIQLIRTRVKDIYENKKFGFEALHIGGGSDRPTKEKKPPIVEEDNVVGFEDEAVKVVNLLSGGSDDLEVISIVGMPGLGKTTLAKMVYRDPNIEYQFYKRAWVYVSQDYSRKEVFLNILSNFVQLTDDMHKMNDENLAKELSKQLEKSKYLVVMDDVWTEEAWNDLKIAFPKNNNKGSRILITSRIKKVAKHANPIAEPHNLRFLTPDESWRLLQRKALGSENCPEELVKDGRHIANECRGLPLAIVVIGGVLLEKGTDWWEKVASSVDAYIAMDEARRMDSFIALSYNHLPYHLKACFIYLGMFPEDFEIPVWKLVRLWIAEGFIQQKEGMSLEDIAEEYLEDLVNRNLVMVGQFRSNGKLKTCRIHDMLREFCKKEAAEENFFQEIRRFDQGTYASSNPASEKYRRLSIHSRVLNYISSRPNGPQVRSFLCFSSEETILPAEHISSIPAAFKLLRVLDGRSINYTRFPTDLTQLVHLRYIVLSCNFKIVPAAVSSLWNIQTLVVETASRTLEIKADIWKMIQLRHVKTNASTTLPRPLSKSRKSKDEVLMIGNLQTLSTISPESCTEDVFARAPNLKVLGIRGQLAKLLENKNGSMLFDGLGKLSHLENLKLVNDVFPRPPSEGRLTSLPQRYKFPTKLKKLTLSDTLLDWKEMSTLGMLENLEILKLKDNAFKGNWWKPDDGGFRSLKILHIGRTDLVTWHASAHHFPRLRNLFLKHCTHLESLPLGFAEVSSLQLVDLYCTTSSAATSARTIKQKKEEMLGRQITILKLSIYPPDH, encoded by the exons ATGGCCGACGCCGCCGTCGAGTTCCTGCTGGAGAACCTCAAGCAGCTGCTGCTCTACAACGCGAACCTCATCCTCGACGTCAAGGCTCAGGTCGAGCTCCTCTACAACGATCTCACCTTGTTCAAGGCCTTCCTCAAGGACTCCACGGAGAAGCGGAGCAAGCACGAGACGCTCAAGGAGCTCGTCAAGCACATCCGCAACGTCGTCTACGAGGCCGAGGATGCCATCGACACCTTCGTCGCCCACGCCGCCGTGCACAAGGCGCGCAAGCAGATCGGGAAAGCCTTCCATTTCATCGATTACTCGGCGAAGCTCCGCGCCGTGGCGCAGGAGATTCAGTTGATTCGCACGAGGGTGAAGGATATTTACGAGAACAAGAAGTTCGGATTCGAAGCCCTGCACATTGGGGGCGGATCTGACAGACCCACCAAGGAGAAAAAg CCTCCGATTGTTGAAGAAGACAACGTGGTGGGATTCGAAGATGAGGCTGTAAAAGTGGTGAATCTCCTTTCTGGAGGATCTGATGATCTTGAAGTTATCTCGATTGTTGGGATGCCTGGGCTTGGTAAGACGACATTGGCCAAAATGGTCTATCGTGATCCAAATATTGAATACCAATTCTACAAACGTGCTTGGGTTTATGTTTCTCAAGATTACAGTAGAAAGGAAGTGTTCCTCAACATTCTGAGTAACTTTGTGCAACTCACTGACGACATGCATAAGATGAATGATGAGAATTTGGCTAAAGAGCTCTCTAAACAATTGGAGAAATCGAAGTACTTGGTTGTTATGGACGATGTGTGGACTGAGGAGGCGTGGAATGATCTCAAGATCGCCTTCCCCAAGAACAACAACAAGGGGAGCAGAATCTTGATAACTAGCCGGATCAAGAAGGTTGCCAAGCATGCTAATCCGATTGCAGAACCTCATAATTTGCGGTTTCTAACTCCGGATGAGAGCTGGAGGTTGCTCCAGAGGAAGGCGCTAGGTTCGGAGAATTGCCCCGAGGAGTTAGTGAAGGATGGAAGACATATAGCGAATGAGTGCCGTGGTTTGCCACTTGCAATTGTTGTGATCGGAGGGGTTCTGCTAGAGAAAGGGACGGACTGGTGGGAGAAGGTTGCTAGTAGTGTGGATGCCTACATTGCCATGGATGAGGCGAGACGTATGGATAGTTTCATAGCTCTCAGTTACAATCACTTGCCTTACCACTTGAAAGCATGCTTTATCTACCTTGGGATGTTTCCGGAGGATTTTGAGATCCCCGTGTGGAAACTGGTCCGCCTGTGGATTGCAGAAGGATTCATACAGCAGAAGGAGGGAATGAGCTTGGAGGATATCGCGGAGGAGTACTTGGAGGATCTTGTCAACAGAAATCTGGTGATGGTGGGACAGTTCAGATCCAACGGTAAACTCAAAACATGTCGTATTCATGACATGCTGCGCGAGTTCTGCAAAAAAGAAGCAGCAGAAGAGAATTTCTTCCAAGAAATAAGGCGTTTTGATCAAGGCACGTATGCATCTTCCAATCCGGCCTCAGAGAAGTACCGTCGCCTTTCCATTCATTCCCGCGTCTTGAACTATATCTCCTCGAGACCAAATGGTCCACAAGTCCGTTCGTTCTTGTGCTTCTCGTCTGAGGAGACTATTTTACCGGCAGAGCACATTTCATCCATCCCTGCAGCATTTAAGTTGCTCCGGGTGTTAGATGGTCGATCCATCAATTACACGCGTTTCCCCACTGATCTCACTCAACTGGTCCATTTGAGGTATATAGTACTTTCTTGCAACTTCAAGATTGTACCTGCGGCAGTATCCAGCCTATGGAACATTCAAACTCTAGTTGTTGAAACGGCTTCACGCACACTTGAAATCAAAGCAGATATATGGAAGATGATTCAGTTAAGGCACGTGAAAACCAATGCATCGACTACTTTGCCACGCCCTCTCTCCAAATCAAGAAAGAGTAAAGACGAAGTCTTGATGATCGGGAACCTACAAACACTTTCAACGATATCCCCTGAGAGCTGCACGGAGGATGTGTTTGCCAGGGCTCCCAACCTGAAAGTTCTGGGAATTCGTGGCCAACTGGCTAAACTTCTAGAGAACAAGAATGGAAGCATGCTTTTTGACGGGCTAGGGAAATTGAGCCATCTTGAGAATCTGAAGTTGGTGAATGATGTGTTTCCTCGTCCACCTTCGGAAGGGAGATTGACTAGCCTTCCCCAGAGGTACAAATTCCCAACTAAGCTTAAGAAACTCACTCTGTCAGATACTTTACTAGATTGGAAGGAAATGTCGACTCTAGGGATGTTGGAAAACCTCGAGATCCTCAAGCTGAAGGACAATGCATTTAAGGGAAATTGGTGGAAACCGGATGATGGTGGCTTTCGTTCTCTCAAGATTCTGCATATTGGAAGGACCGATCTAGTGACCTGGCATGCTTCGGCTCATCACTTCCCGAGACTTAGAAATCTTTTCCTTAAACACTGCACTCACCTTGAGTCACTTCCCTTAGGCTTTGCAGAAGTTTCGAGTCTCCAGTTAGTGGACCTTTACTGTACAACGTCATCAGCTGCTACTTCTGCTAGAACTATTAAGCAGAAAAAGGAAGAGATGCTAGGCAGGCAAATCACCATATTGAAGCTCTCTATTTATCCTCCGGATCATTGA
- the LOC131025031 gene encoding transcription factor TGA2-like isoform X1 translates to MHSFFNFDTQSPCYLRDIDKNGVDFAELLQSAENGNHRADSADISRIFSMYNGMKASNVSAVSSSSLQFGGVPNSLGSAETQSSELISGGGGAVGKRQFEKWGDSADHIHHSHKLQTSTDNELAGVHHQRLISEDPTDQSKFKGRFRDQKELVKLAQNREAARRSRMRKKAYIQQLESNQQRIIQLDQALERARQQAASRFCGEQRHSAVAGRGVFDADHARWLVEHERLTDDLRSSLSSGKGDNELHLLVDAVVSHYDDLYRIKSAGVRSDMFHILSGAWRTPVERCLMWLGGFRSSDLLKVLEKQIQPLTEQQLVGICNLQQSCQQTEDALSQGMEALQQSVLHTLSSTSLARRSAGNVVDYASHMATAMSNIQTIEDFLNQADLLRLHTLQQLQRILSPCQAARALLAINDYKSRLRALSSLWLARPKE, encoded by the exons ATGCACAGCTTTTTTAACTTTGATACGCAGTCGCCCTGCTACCTCAG AGATATTGATAAGAATGGAGTTGATTTTGCGGAGCTCTTACAGTCTGCTGAAAATGGAAACCATCGTGCAGATTCCGCTGACATAAGTAGAA TATTCTCGATGTACAACGGAATGAAAGCGAGTAATGTTTCTGCGGTGTCAAGTAGTAGCTTGCAATTCGGTGGAGTTCCCAAC AGTTTAGGATCAGCTGAAACGCAGTCGTCGGAGCTCAtatccggcggcggcggagctGTCGGAAAGAGGCAGTTTGAGAAGTGGGGTGATTCTGCGGATCACATCCACCACAGCCACAAACTGCAGACTTCAACAGACAATGAG TTAGCTGGAGTTCATCACCAGAGATTGATTTCTGAGGATCCCACTGATCAATCCAAATTCAAAGGGAGATTTCGTGACCAAAAG GAACTTGTGAAACTAGCTCAGAATCGTGAAGCTGCGAGGAGAAGTCGCATGAGAAAAAAG GCATACATTCAACAGCTAGAGAGCAATCAACAAAGGATCATACAACTCGATCAGGCCCTTGAAAGAGCACGTCAgcag GCTGCATCACGATTTTGTGGCGAGCAGAGGCATTCAGCAG TTGCAGGGCGGGGTGTGTTCGACGCGGATCACGCGCGGTGGCTAGTCGAGCACGAGAGGCTCACGGATGATCTGAGGTCGTCGTTGAGCTCCGGCAAGGGCGACAACGAGCTGCATCTCCTCGTCGATGCAGTCGTCTCTCACTACGACGACCTCTACCGCATCAAGAGCGCGGGTGTTAGATCCGACATGTTTCACATCCTCTCCGGCGCGTGGAGAACCCCCGTCGAGAGGTGTTTGATGTGGCTGGGCGGATTCCGCTCCTCAGACTTGCTCAAG GTGCTGGAGAAGCAGATCCAGCCTCTGACCGAGCAGCAGCTGGTAGGCATCTGCAATCTGCAGCAGTCGTGCCAGCAAACAGAGGATGCGCTCTCTCAAGGGATGGAAGCTCTGCAGCAGTCGGTCCTCCACACGCTGTCGTCCACGTCTCTCGCTCGTCGCTCGGCTGGCAACGTGGTGGACTACGCGAGCCACATGGCTACGGCGATGTCCAACATTCAAACCATTGAGGATTTCCTTAATCAG GCTGACCTTCTTAGGCTGCACACCTTGCAGCAGCTGCAGCGGATCCTGAGCCCGTGCCAAGCTGCACGGGCTCTTCTTGCCATCAATGACTACAAGTCGAGGCTCAGAGCTCTGAGTTCCTTGTGGCTAGCGCGCCCCAAGGAATGA